Proteins encoded together in one Campylobacter peloridis LMG 23910 window:
- the alaS gene encoding alanine--tRNA ligase translates to MDIRKEYLEFFKSKGHEITPSSPLVPDDATLLFTNAGMVPFKSIFTGEIPRPNPPRKTSCQTCIRAGGKHNDLDNVGYTARHHTFFEMLGNFSFGDYFKKQAIAYAWEFVTEVLKLPKERLYVSVHENDDEAYELWQEHIEKERIYKFGDKDNFWQMGDTGPCGPCSEIFYDQGAEHFNSSEDYMGGDGDRFLEIWNLVFMQYERSADGTLTPLPKPSIDTGMGLERVSAIKEGKFSNFDSSLFMPIIESIAKLCGKTYTYESGASYRVIADHIRSSVFLLAQGVGFDKEGRGYVLRRIMRRALRHGYLLGLKRAFMYELVDVVCELMGGHYTYLNEKKEFIKEQIKLEEERFLSTIENGIEIFNEELKNTKDVFSGEVAFKLYDTYGFPLDLTQDMLREKNLSVDEAKFNELMQEQKNRAKASWKGSGDKAISGDFKILLEKFGKNTFSGYENYEEKTKILAILDEDFKIITEAKAGDIAWLMLEKTPFYATSGGQSADIGFINENEVLDTQKFFELNLSKVKLKQDLKTNDEVIACIDTKKREQIARHHSATHLLHHALREILGSHISQAGSLVEYNKLRFDFTHPKALNHEELNQIQALVNAYIMQANEAKIEILDLEEAKKSGAIALFSEKYQEKVRVLTLGTSKELCGGTHVKNSSEIGSFYIIKESGVSAGVRRIEAVVSKAALDYVNENLKELNQVKEELKTQDILNYVAKLKNEITNLKNDLKNSSKTNLDSKELNKTTYCVQKIDNGDIKAMIDEFKNKFNKAVILLLQEKEGKILIAAGVKEAPLKAGNLVKEIAQILGGNGGGRDDFATAGGKDSSKIDQALIHAEKIIKESLA, encoded by the coding sequence ATGGATATTAGAAAAGAATATTTAGAATTTTTTAAATCAAAAGGACATGAAATAACCCCTTCAAGCCCTTTAGTACCTGATGATGCGACTTTACTTTTTACCAATGCAGGTATGGTGCCTTTTAAAAGCATATTTACAGGAGAAATCCCACGCCCAAATCCTCCACGCAAAACAAGCTGTCAAACTTGCATAAGAGCTGGTGGAAAACACAATGACTTAGATAATGTGGGCTATACAGCACGCCATCATACTTTTTTTGAAATGCTTGGGAATTTTAGTTTTGGAGATTATTTTAAAAAACAAGCCATTGCTTATGCTTGGGAATTTGTAACTGAGGTTTTAAAACTACCTAAAGAAAGATTATATGTAAGTGTCCATGAAAACGATGATGAAGCATATGAGCTTTGGCAAGAGCACATAGAAAAAGAAAGAATTTACAAATTTGGCGATAAAGATAATTTCTGGCAAATGGGCGATACTGGACCTTGTGGGCCTTGTAGTGAAATTTTTTATGATCAAGGTGCTGAGCATTTTAATTCTAGTGAAGATTATATGGGTGGTGATGGAGATAGATTTTTAGAAATTTGGAATCTAGTTTTCATGCAATATGAAAGAAGTGCTGATGGCACGCTTACCCCATTGCCAAAGCCAAGTATTGATACAGGCATGGGGCTTGAAAGGGTTAGTGCTATAAAAGAAGGAAAATTTAGCAATTTTGATAGTTCTTTGTTTATGCCAATTATTGAGAGTATTGCAAAACTTTGTGGCAAAACTTATACTTATGAAAGTGGAGCTAGTTATAGAGTAATTGCTGATCATATAAGATCGAGTGTATTTTTGCTTGCTCAAGGGGTTGGTTTTGATAAAGAAGGTAGGGGTTATGTTTTAAGAAGAATTATGCGTCGTGCCTTAAGACATGGATATTTACTGGGTCTTAAAAGAGCTTTTATGTATGAGCTTGTAGATGTGGTTTGTGAATTAATGGGCGGGCATTATACTTACTTAAATGAGAAAAAAGAATTTATTAAAGAGCAAATTAAACTAGAAGAAGAAAGATTTTTAAGTACCATTGAAAATGGTATAGAAATTTTTAATGAAGAATTAAAAAATACTAAAGATGTTTTCAGCGGTGAAGTTGCGTTTAAACTTTATGATACTTATGGTTTTCCGCTTGATTTAACCCAAGATATGCTAAGAGAAAAAAATCTTAGTGTAGATGAGGCTAAATTTAATGAACTTATGCAAGAACAAAAAAATAGAGCTAAAGCTTCTTGGAAAGGAAGTGGAGATAAGGCAATTAGCGGAGATTTTAAAATTTTATTAGAAAAATTTGGCAAAAACACTTTTAGTGGCTATGAAAATTATGAAGAAAAAACTAAAATTTTAGCTATCTTAGATGAAGATTTTAAAATCATAACCGAAGCTAAAGCAGGAGATATAGCATGGTTAATGCTTGAAAAAACTCCATTTTATGCAACTAGCGGGGGGCAAAGTGCTGATATAGGCTTTATTAATGAAAATGAGGTTTTAGATACACAAAAATTCTTTGAACTTAACCTAAGCAAAGTAAAATTAAAACAAGATCTTAAAACAAATGATGAAGTTATAGCTTGTATAGATACTAAAAAAAGAGAGCAAATTGCAAGACATCATAGTGCAACGCATTTATTGCACCATGCTTTAAGAGAAATTCTTGGCTCACACATTAGCCAAGCAGGCTCTTTAGTAGAATACAATAAATTAAGATTTGATTTTACTCATCCAAAGGCGTTAAATCATGAAGAATTAAACCAAATACAAGCTTTAGTAAATGCTTACATCATGCAAGCAAATGAGGCTAAAATTGAAATTTTAGATTTAGAAGAGGCCAAAAAAAGTGGAGCTATAGCTTTATTTAGCGAAAAATATCAAGAAAAAGTAAGGGTTTTAACCTTAGGAACTAGTAAGGAACTTTGCGGTGGAACCCATGTGAAAAATAGTTCTGAAATAGGAAGTTTTTACATCATCAAAGAAAGCGGGGTTAGTGCTGGAGTTAGAAGAATAGAAGCAGTTGTAAGTAAAGCTGCGCTTGATTATGTGAATGAAAATTTAAAAGAATTAAACCAAGTAAAAGAAGAATTAAAAACCCAAGATATTTTAAATTATGTTGCAAAATTAAAAAATGAAATCACGAATTTAAAAAATGATTTAAAAAATTCAAGCAAAACAAATTTAGATTCTAAAGAGCTTAATAAAACTACTTATTGTGTGCAAAAAATTGATAATGGCGATATAAAAGCCATGATAGATGAGTTTAAAAATAAATTTAATAAAGCTGTGATTTTACTTTTACAAGAAAAAGAAGGTAAAATCCTTATAGCAGCAGGTGTTAAAGAAGCTCCTTTAAAAGCAGGAAATTTAGTAAAAGAAATCGCTCAAATTTTAGGTGGAAATGGCGGTGGGAGAGATGATTTTGCTACTGCTGGAGGTAAGGATAGTAGCAAAATAGATCAAGCGTTAATTCATGCTGAAAAAATCATAAAAGAAAGTCTTGCTTAA
- the maf gene encoding septum formation inhibitor Maf, whose protein sequence is MLYLASSSPSRVALLKKANIAFEQIILDYDESLVKKENPSSYVQKIVLEKQRQFFTKYPDFKNVLFADSIVCIENAIFTKAKNDSQAFEMLNLQSGKNVSILSAMILNLEHKQLFSLSKCDLILDHFDHKHMQEYIDSKLYQGKAGAIMCEGFHKKYIKKMIGHESTALGLDIELLKAFL, encoded by the coding sequence ATGCTTTATTTAGCTTCAAGTTCGCCCTCACGCGTTGCTTTGTTAAAAAAAGCAAATATAGCTTTTGAACAAATCATTTTAGATTATGATGAGAGTTTGGTAAAAAAAGAAAATCCAAGCTCTTATGTGCAAAAAATTGTTTTAGAAAAACAAAGGCAGTTTTTTACAAAATATCCTGATTTTAAAAATGTTTTATTTGCAGATAGTATAGTTTGTATTGAAAATGCAATTTTTACCAAGGCAAAAAACGACTCACAAGCTTTTGAAATGCTAAATTTGCAAAGTGGAAAAAATGTTAGTATTTTAAGTGCAATGATATTAAATTTAGAACACAAACAACTTTTTTCTCTTAGCAAATGTGATTTAATCTTAGATCATTTTGATCATAAACATATGCAAGAATACATTGATTCAAAGCTTTACCAAGGTAAAGCAGGTGCGATAATGTGTGAGGGTTTTCACAAAAAATACATTAAAAAAATGATAGGCCATGAAAGCACTGCTTTAGGGCTTGATATAGAACTTTTGAAAGCGTTCTTATGA
- a CDS encoding transglycosylase domain-containing protein: MKILKIFISFCIVCAVGIFIFVAYLFSDSDFNQYTFKDYKPPLTTQIFDKNGKLVANVFEQHRFYASYEELPPRLIEALVAIEDTSFFEHGGVNIDAIFRAAIKIIRSGGKTMEGASTLTQQFIKNTELTPERTLSRKIKEALLAYRIETLLTKEQILERYLNFIFFGHGYYGVKTAALGYFRKNLDELTLKEIAILVGMPKAPSTYDPTRHLDLSLARANSVIQRMHNLGWISNDEYQNALAEIPKIYDDTLTQNAAPYVTQEVLKQLSGIKDLKSGGYKIELAIDLDVQNIAHDALKFGYDEIIKRDKDANLSTLNGAMIVANHQTGDILALVGGVNYEKSNFNRATQSLRQPGSSFKPFLYQIAIDLGYSPMSKVADISRIFEASKEDEKDWKPKNYGGKFLGLITLKEALTGSRNLATINLALSLGLDVIHDKLTNMGFKNIPIDLSIVLGSFGISIYDYAKLYTVFGNYGVQKDLVLIKKVLDKDGRVVVEYNSGERRISDASQAFLVNDMMQNVVQKGTGRNAKVDGIEIAGKTGTSNKSIDAWFCGLTPEIEAIIWYGNDDNKPMKQIEGGARTAAPVFKEFLTKYLELYPDSARKFSIPKGVHQGFFEKKREYYTNTSPFPKNNPILSEQNEIIF; the protein is encoded by the coding sequence ATGAAAATATTAAAAATTTTTATTTCTTTTTGTATAGTTTGTGCAGTAGGAATTTTTATTTTTGTTGCCTATTTGTTTTCAGATTCAGATTTTAATCAATATACATTTAAAGATTACAAACCACCACTTACTACACAAATTTTTGATAAAAATGGAAAATTAGTCGCCAATGTTTTTGAGCAGCACCGCTTTTATGCTTCTTATGAAGAGCTTCCTCCAAGACTCATAGAAGCTTTAGTAGCCATAGAAGATACCAGTTTCTTCGAACATGGTGGAGTTAATATAGATGCAATTTTTAGAGCAGCTATAAAGATTATAAGAAGTGGTGGAAAAACCATGGAAGGAGCTTCTACTCTTACTCAGCAGTTTATCAAGAATACTGAATTAACTCCTGAGAGAACTTTAAGCAGAAAAATCAAAGAAGCTCTATTAGCTTATAGGATAGAAACTTTACTTACAAAAGAACAAATTTTAGAAAGATATTTAAATTTTATTTTTTTTGGACATGGGTATTATGGGGTTAAGACAGCTGCACTTGGATATTTTAGAAAAAATTTAGATGAACTTACTTTAAAAGAAATTGCTATTTTAGTAGGTATGCCAAAAGCTCCAAGCACTTATGATCCTACTAGGCATTTAGATTTATCTTTAGCTAGGGCAAATAGTGTCATTCAAAGAATGCATAATCTTGGCTGGATTTCAAACGATGAATACCAAAATGCTTTAGCTGAAATTCCAAAAATTTATGATGATACACTAACTCAAAATGCAGCTCCTTATGTAACTCAAGAGGTTCTAAAACAACTAAGTGGTATTAAAGATCTAAAAAGCGGCGGATATAAAATAGAACTTGCTATAGATCTTGATGTTCAAAATATCGCACATGATGCTTTAAAATTTGGCTATGATGAAATCATCAAAAGAGATAAAGATGCAAATTTAAGCACTTTAAATGGAGCAATGATAGTAGCAAACCATCAAACAGGAGATATCTTAGCTTTAGTAGGTGGTGTAAATTACGAAAAAAGTAATTTTAATCGTGCCACTCAAAGCTTAAGACAGCCTGGAAGCTCTTTTAAACCTTTTTTATATCAAATTGCTATTGATTTGGGTTATTCACCTATGAGTAAGGTTGCAGATATTTCAAGAATTTTTGAAGCAAGTAAAGAAGATGAAAAAGATTGGAAACCAAAAAATTATGGCGGTAAATTTTTAGGATTAATAACTCTAAAAGAAGCACTAACAGGTTCAAGGAATTTAGCAACAATCAATCTAGCACTTTCTTTAGGGCTTGATGTAATCCATGATAAGCTTACCAACATGGGATTTAAAAACATACCTATTGATTTATCCATAGTTTTAGGTAGCTTTGGTATTTCTATTTATGATTATGCTAAACTTTATACTGTTTTTGGAAATTATGGAGTTCAAAAAGATCTTGTTTTAATTAAAAAAGTTTTAGATAAAGATGGCAGGGTTGTTGTAGAATATAATTCTGGTGAAAGAAGGATTAGTGATGCTAGTCAAGCTTTTTTAGTTAATGATATGATGCAAAATGTTGTTCAAAAAGGAACTGGGCGTAATGCTAAAGTAGATGGCATAGAAATAGCTGGAAAAACTGGTACTTCAAACAAAAGTATTGATGCATGGTTTTGTGGTTTAACTCCTGAAATAGAAGCTATCATTTGGTATGGAAATGATGATAATAAACCAATGAAACAAATAGAAGGTGGGGCAAGAACGGCCGCGCCAGTTTTTAAAGAATTTTTAACTAAATATTTAGAACTTTACCCTGATAGTGCAAGAAAATTTAGCATTCCCAAAGGAGTTCATCAAGGTTTTTTTGAGAAAAAAAGAGAATACTACACCAATACTTCGCCTTTTCCAAAAAACAATCCTATATTATCAGAGCAAAATGAAATAATTTTTTAA
- the msrP gene encoding protein-methionine-sulfoxide reductase catalytic subunit MsrP, which produces MNITPENLYKKRRQFLKLGVGALVGTSLIQSKLMALNFTPSNNTDNLKISDEKIATNYVNFYEFSTDKKRAVELAKNFNTNNWKIEVSGEVEEPLTLTMKDLLALPLEERIYRFRCVETWSMVVPWIGFELRTLIEKCKVKSDAKFIKFTTLFDKNQFADQASFFPTLDYPYIEALRMDEAMHPLTLMAVGMYKKPLLGQNGAPIRLVVPWKYGFKSIKSIVKIEFTKEQPKTTWELANPREYGFYANVNPNVSHPRWSQANERPLGEFFTKPTQIFNGYEKEVAHLYKDMDLKVNF; this is translated from the coding sequence ATGAACATTACCCCTGAAAATTTATACAAAAAAAGACGCCAATTTTTAAAACTTGGCGTAGGTGCTTTAGTGGGAACAAGCTTGATTCAATCCAAACTTATGGCTTTAAATTTTACCCCTAGCAATAATACTGATAATTTAAAAATTAGCGATGAAAAAATAGCTACTAATTATGTTAATTTTTATGAATTTTCCACTGATAAAAAAAGAGCTGTAGAACTTGCAAAAAATTTTAACACCAATAATTGGAAAATAGAAGTTAGTGGAGAAGTTGAAGAGCCTTTAACTTTAACCATGAAAGATTTGCTAGCCCTTCCTTTAGAAGAAAGAATTTATAGATTTCGCTGTGTTGAAACTTGGTCTATGGTAGTTCCTTGGATAGGATTTGAGCTACGCACGCTGATTGAAAAATGTAAAGTTAAAAGTGATGCTAAATTTATAAAATTTACAACTCTTTTTGATAAAAACCAATTTGCTGATCAAGCTTCATTTTTTCCAACTCTTGATTATCCTTATATAGAAGCTTTGAGAATGGATGAAGCCATGCATCCATTAACACTTATGGCTGTAGGAATGTATAAAAAACCTTTACTTGGACAAAATGGAGCACCAATTCGTTTAGTAGTGCCTTGGAAATATGGATTTAAAAGTATAAAATCTATCGTTAAAATAGAATTTACCAAAGAACAACCAAAAACAACTTGGGAGCTAGCAAACCCAAGAGAGTATGGATTTTATGCTAATGTTAATCCAAATGTTTCCCACCCTAGATGGTCTCAAGCAAATGAGCGTCCTTTGGGAGAATTTTTTACAAAGCCTACGCAAATATTTAATGGATATGAAAAAGAAGTGGCACATTTGTATAAAGATATGGATTTAAAGGTTAATTTTTAA
- a CDS encoding ferric reductase, which produces MSKKNCNIIAFLFFILSIFYSFYQIKQEFDIVKSIYFYSGIFSLIFFGLSLLFSLLKYKYTKDYPKFLGFYAFFWAIVHFINYFAFGKNLNFIFFLKDTFNKNLEFSGFIAFFLLTLMFISSFKFFNKLIKIRKLAYICFLIASWHYFLSAKIPQISHILALSIAVLFLLTKIWKNHKKRKKVTSF; this is translated from the coding sequence ATGAGTAAAAAAAACTGCAATATCATAGCATTTTTATTTTTTATTTTAAGTATATTTTATAGTTTCTATCAAATTAAACAAGAATTTGATATTGTAAAATCTATTTATTTTTATAGTGGAATTTTTAGCTTAATCTTTTTTGGATTAAGCTTATTATTCTCACTTTTAAAATACAAATATACAAAAGATTATCCTAAATTTTTAGGTTTTTATGCATTTTTTTGGGCTATAGTGCATTTTATAAATTATTTTGCTTTTGGAAAAAATTTAAATTTTATATTTTTTTTAAAAGATACTTTTAATAAAAATTTAGAATTTAGTGGCTTTATAGCATTTTTTCTGCTAACTTTAATGTTTATTAGTTCTTTTAAGTTTTTTAATAAACTCATAAAAATAAGAAAATTAGCTTATATTTGTTTTTTAATAGCATCTTGGCATTATTTTTTATCTGCAAAAATTCCACAAATATCACATATTTTAGCTCTGAGTATAGCTGTGTTGTTTTTACTCACTAAAATATGGAAAAATCACAAAAAGAGAAAAAAAGTAACCTCATTTTAA
- a CDS encoding NAD(P)/FAD-dependent oxidoreductase, with protein MQRRDFLNGMALTILAGMTPLQVLYGKEAKIEDFTKEYYPPKWLGLRGSNNASYEFAHMLRDGEKFDFSAIKPKQEYDLVVVGAGISGLAAACFYQNKFGKDKKILILDNHDDFGGHARRNEIQLEDGTILSYGGSETFQSPNALFSKEVIELLNSLGIDIDELAKRFDVNFYPDLKLSRGVYFSKTEFGVDKIVSGNPRKVICDDIPEGRHNGRSVEAFIGDFPLNEKDKKDLIALFKSEKDYLKGMNKQQRDEYVAKTSYKKFLEEKVKLSPQAVKFFEGMTDDFLALGIDAVSCEDARASFLPGFDKLGLDPIEGEALAEMEEPYIHHCADGNATVARLMVRRLIPEVSKKGKDMDEVTLAHFDYSKLDLAKNKVRLRLNSTVINVENTKDGALVTYVNKGKNYRVKAKKVVMANYNSMIPYIIPTLPQEQKDALSKNVKTSLLHTNVIISNWEPFIKLGVHEIYSPKMPYARTKLDYPVDMGGYHHPRDPKKPICVHMVCSPLVFASMQGIDLEGMDARDRARVGRNLLFTMSFEEHEKIIRDQLQGMLGSAGFNHERDIKAIVVNRWGHCYSYTENSLFDDSEEAQKTIELARKPFGNITIANSDSDWDAYMHAAIDQAYRAVNEL; from the coding sequence ATGCAAAGACGAGATTTTTTAAACGGAATGGCTTTAACTATACTTGCGGGAATGACTCCATTGCAAGTTCTTTATGGTAAAGAAGCTAAAATAGAAGATTTCACTAAAGAATACTACCCACCAAAATGGCTTGGATTAAGAGGTAGTAATAATGCAAGTTATGAATTTGCTCATATGTTAAGAGATGGTGAAAAATTTGATTTTAGCGCTATTAAACCAAAACAAGAATATGATTTAGTTGTAGTTGGAGCAGGTATTAGCGGTTTAGCAGCAGCCTGTTTTTATCAAAATAAATTTGGCAAAGATAAAAAAATTTTAATTCTTGACAACCATGATGACTTTGGTGGACATGCTAGAAGGAATGAAATACAATTAGAAGATGGAACTATTTTAAGCTATGGTGGTAGTGAAACTTTTCAATCTCCAAATGCTTTGTTCTCAAAAGAAGTAATAGAGTTATTAAATTCTTTAGGAATTGACATTGATGAATTAGCAAAACGCTTTGATGTAAATTTCTATCCTGATTTAAAACTAAGTAGAGGGGTGTATTTTTCTAAAACTGAATTTGGAGTAGATAAAATAGTAAGTGGCAATCCTAGAAAAGTAATTTGTGATGATATACCAGAAGGTAGACACAATGGTAGAAGCGTTGAAGCTTTTATCGGTGATTTTCCATTAAACGAAAAAGACAAAAAAGATTTAATTGCTTTATTTAAAAGCGAAAAAGACTACTTAAAAGGCATGAATAAGCAACAAAGAGATGAATATGTTGCAAAAACAAGCTATAAAAAATTCTTAGAAGAAAAAGTTAAACTTTCTCCACAAGCTGTAAAATTCTTTGAAGGTATGACAGATGACTTTTTGGCTTTAGGAATTGATGCTGTTTCTTGTGAAGACGCTAGAGCTTCTTTTTTACCTGGTTTTGATAAACTTGGTCTTGATCCTATAGAAGGAGAGGCATTAGCTGAAATGGAAGAGCCATACATTCACCATTGTGCTGATGGTAATGCTACAGTTGCTAGATTAATGGTTAGAAGATTAATTCCTGAAGTATCTAAAAAGGGTAAAGATATGGATGAAGTTACTTTGGCTCATTTTGATTATTCTAAACTTGATTTAGCTAAGAATAAAGTTCGCCTAAGATTAAATAGCACTGTTATAAATGTAGAAAACACAAAAGATGGAGCTTTAGTAACTTATGTTAATAAAGGCAAAAATTACAGAGTAAAAGCTAAAAAAGTAGTTATGGCAAACTATAATAGCATGATCCCTTACATCATTCCAACTCTTCCTCAAGAACAAAAAGATGCTTTAAGTAAAAATGTAAAAACTTCACTTTTGCATACAAATGTTATTATAAGCAACTGGGAACCTTTTATAAAACTTGGCGTTCATGAAATTTACTCTCCAAAAATGCCTTATGCTAGAACCAAGCTTGATTATCCTGTGGATATGGGAGGATACCACCACCCAAGAGATCCTAAAAAACCAATTTGCGTTCATATGGTATGTTCACCTTTAGTGTTTGCTTCTATGCAAGGAATTGATCTTGAGGGAATGGATGCAAGAGATAGAGCTAGAGTAGGTAGAAATTTATTATTTACTATGAGTTTTGAAGAACACGAAAAAATTATCCGCGATCAACTTCAAGGTATGTTGGGTTCTGCTGGATTTAATCACGAAAGAGATATAAAAGCTATAGTTGTAAATCGCTGGGGACACTGCTATTCATATACAGAGAATAGTCTTTTTGATGATAGTGAAGAAGCACAAAAAACAATAGAACTTGCAAGAAAACCTTTTGGAAACATTACCATAGCTAATTCAGATTCTGATTGGGATGCTTATATGCATGCTGCTATTGATCAAGCATATCGCGCTGTTAATGAATTATAA
- a CDS encoding heavy metal translocating P-type ATPase, with protein MKHELKLKIGNMTCVNCSNAIEKVCAKIDGVDDVSVSYVNSSGVFLLKDLSLESKIKEKIKALGFEILQDEQNLYKFKLKELKNMKTKLIVSIILSTIVMYFEMFVQGKISALIQMFLSMIVIFYCGKGFFIHALKGLRHKNLDMNTLISLGAFTSFVYSFFVYFEVFSKDGYLYFSGGAMIISFVLLGKYLEEKAKFKSLEYQNKLKNIDIKKANIILEDESIKSIPSAFVKKDDVILAKEGESVVADGVIIAGEAEVDVSFLTGEFLPLLKKQGDEILAGSVLINGSLKIKANKKAIESSLEQIKDLVFKAGNVKTPLANLANKISAYFVAGIIIFSFFVFAFWYFKEGINAAFLHACATLLISCPCALGLATPIAIISALANGARNFILVKNPAVLENLANIKFAIFDKTGTLSKDDLSIYKHNLTQGDFQKLTQIENLSSHPIAKAFSKESNTSINLKGKLSILIGSGLLYEENENVYLIGNEKLMLENDIDIQKSKQFLQEFEDQAPICLYFAKNKICLGGVCLKNELKSEAKNLIRNLDEKGIKSVILSGDNQNSVVKIAKELNIKEYYFNLKPNEKLNFIKEKMKKEKVLFIGDGINDAPALNLANASISFSKASELAKKSGDLILIKDDLSLIAYCFELSRKTKRIIKINLFWAFIYNILCIPIAAGFVPFIVLSPHLAALAMCFSSIMVVLNSIRLR; from the coding sequence ATGAAGCATGAGTTAAAATTAAAAATAGGCAATATGACTTGTGTTAATTGTTCTAATGCTATAGAAAAAGTTTGTGCAAAGATTGATGGAGTAGATGATGTAAGTGTTTCTTATGTTAATTCTAGTGGAGTGTTTTTGCTTAAAGATTTATCTTTAGAATCAAAAATCAAAGAAAAAATTAAAGCTTTAGGTTTTGAAATACTGCAAGATGAACAAAATTTATACAAGTTTAAACTTAAAGAGCTTAAAAATATGAAAACAAAGCTTATTGTGAGTATAATCTTAAGCACTATTGTGATGTATTTTGAAATGTTTGTTCAAGGAAAGATTTCTGCTTTGATACAAATGTTTTTATCTATGATAGTGATTTTTTATTGTGGAAAAGGTTTTTTTATCCATGCTCTTAAGGGGTTAAGGCATAAAAATTTAGATATGAATACTTTGATATCCTTAGGCGCTTTTACTTCTTTTGTGTATTCTTTTTTTGTGTATTTTGAGGTATTTAGCAAAGATGGTTATTTGTATTTTAGCGGTGGAGCGATGATTATAAGCTTTGTTTTGCTAGGTAAATACTTAGAAGAAAAGGCTAAATTTAAATCTTTGGAATATCAAAACAAATTAAAAAATATAGATATTAAAAAAGCAAATATAATCTTAGAAGATGAGAGTATAAAAAGCATACCTAGTGCTTTTGTGAAAAAAGATGATGTGATTTTAGCAAAAGAGGGTGAGAGTGTTGTTGCTGATGGGGTGATTATAGCAGGTGAGGCTGAGGTTGATGTGAGTTTTTTAACAGGGGAATTTTTGCCACTTTTGAAAAAACAAGGTGATGAAATTTTAGCAGGAAGTGTGTTGATTAATGGAAGTTTAAAAATTAAAGCCAATAAAAAGGCAATTGAAAGCTCATTAGAACAAATCAAAGATCTTGTTTTTAAAGCGGGTAATGTCAAAACCCCTTTAGCAAATTTAGCTAATAAAATTTCAGCATATTTTGTAGCTGGTATTATAATTTTTTCGTTTTTTGTGTTTGCTTTTTGGTATTTTAAAGAAGGAATTAACGCAGCATTTTTACATGCTTGTGCCACGCTTTTAATTTCTTGTCCTTGTGCTTTGGGTTTAGCAACTCCTATAGCCATAATAAGTGCTTTAGCAAATGGTGCAAGAAATTTTATCTTAGTGAAAAATCCTGCGGTTTTGGAGAATTTAGCTAATATAAAATTTGCTATTTTTGACAAAACAGGCACATTAAGTAAAGATGATTTAAGTATTTATAAACATAATCTTACTCAAGGTGATTTTCAAAAACTTACGCAAATTGAAAATTTAAGCTCACATCCTATCGCAAAAGCTTTTTCTAAAGAATCAAATACAAGTATAAATTTAAAAGGAAAATTGAGTATTTTAATAGGTAGTGGTTTGCTTTATGAGGAAAATGAAAATGTGTATTTAATAGGCAATGAAAAATTAATGCTTGAAAATGATATTGATATACAAAAAAGCAAGCAATTTTTGCAAGAATTTGAAGATCAAGCACCTATATGTTTGTATTTTGCGAAAAATAAAATTTGTCTTGGTGGAGTTTGCTTAAAAAATGAACTTAAAAGCGAAGCTAAAAATTTGATTAGAAATTTAGATGAAAAAGGTATAAAAAGTGTTATTTTAAGTGGGGATAATCAAAATAGTGTTGTTAAAATAGCCAAAGAATTAAACATTAAGGAGTATTATTTTAACTTAAAGCCAAATGAAAAGCTTAATTTTATAAAAGAAAAAATGAAAAAAGAAAAAGTACTTTTTATAGGTGATGGTATTAATGATGCTCCTGCTTTGAATTTAGCTAATGCTAGTATAAGTTTTTCTAAAGCAAGTGAGCTTGCTAAAAAAAGCGGAGATTTAATTTTAATAAAAGATGATTTATCTTTAATAGCTTATTGTTTTGAGCTTTCTAGAAAAACAAAAAGAATTATCAAAATTAATCTTTTTTGGGCTTTTATTTATAATATTTTGTGTATTCCTATTGCAGCAGGCTTTGTGCCGTTTATCGTTTTAAGTCCGCATTTGGCGGCTTTGGCTATGTGTTTTAGTTCTATAATGGTTGTTTTAAATTCAATAAGACTACGCTAA
- a CDS encoding heavy-metal-associated domain-containing protein, with translation MIIKTKNINCQSCVKLIKASLEDEFGTMQINVENKSIEIDLKAEQVDKFKKQLQDLGFEIDEA, from the coding sequence ATGATTATAAAAACCAAAAATATCAATTGCCAAAGTTGTGTAAAATTAATCAAAGCTTCGTTAGAGGATGAATTTGGCACCATGCAAATAAATGTTGAAAATAAAAGCATAGAGATTGATTTAAAAGCAGAGCAAGTTGATAAATTTAAAAAACAATTGCAAGATTTAGGTTTTGAGATAGATGAAGCATGA